One stretch of Clavibacter californiensis DNA includes these proteins:
- a CDS encoding alternate-type signal peptide domain-containing protein — protein sequence MNKIVSGAVAGAAGIVLLLGGAGSFALWNANATVAASSVSSGNLALSADTAGVWTDITNGGSKVIDPATYRIVPGNVLQYTSALTVTATGDSLAADLTYNPVSITGDAALKAAITTKLDVTSTDASITPASAANTFTVKPSTSASKVNVVLTVTFPSTATTGQNGTLSFDKLAFTLTQRAI from the coding sequence ATGAACAAGATCGTCTCCGGTGCCGTCGCAGGTGCCGCCGGAATCGTCCTCCTCCTCGGCGGCGCCGGCAGCTTCGCGCTGTGGAACGCCAACGCCACGGTCGCCGCCTCCAGCGTCTCCTCCGGCAACCTGGCCCTCTCCGCCGACACCGCGGGCGTCTGGACCGACATCACCAACGGCGGCAGCAAGGTCATCGACCCGGCTACGTACCGCATCGTCCCGGGCAACGTCCTCCAGTACACGAGCGCCCTGACCGTCACGGCGACCGGCGACTCGCTCGCCGCGGACCTCACCTACAACCCCGTCTCCATCACGGGCGACGCGGCGCTCAAGGCCGCCATCACCACCAAGCTCGACGTCACCTCGACCGACGCGAGCATCACCCCCGCCAGCGCCGCGAACACCTTCACGGTCAAGCCCTCCACGTCCGCCTCCAAGGTGAACGTTGTCCTCACGGTGACCTTCCCCTCCACCGCGACGACCGGCCAGAACGGCACGCTCTCCTTCGACAAGCTCGCCTTCACGCTCACCCAGCGCGCGATCTAG
- a CDS encoding sensor histidine kinase, whose product MTSPVLAARSSADARRRRGSTRAQVPFLLSCAVVAVVVAVVDPAIELDVWFAVAVAMVLAGSVLAVVVASTRIPSAVLIAVPALDLLAVASIRDATVATLPAAALLVIFPLLWLVFGFPSGGVPVAVAGALAITVFPLLREGGFPETSSGWADLVGGLLLTALLVGAAAQAAATQRRDQRELAEATAAQARLLAESREQTATIRDVADAVDVGIVFFDADDRPVIRNAAVRTLLHIAGYDHETGMATSVYGADRVTPVAREGRILMEAVYADKVHGPVYWVGEPGNQRALVLSVRPIGRRPGQLAGTVLGAYDVTDLAQAVQVRDEFLATVSHELRTPLTSIVGYLDLLDELHDPAELGIQEELAVIQRNVAQLSSIIGSLLEGADHAPDLRRAPVDLTALVDAVVRPAAARAAQRGLVLEARLEPGIALDGDADRLTQVVEALVSNALLFTPSGRIDVAVVTEGDDAVISVVDTGVGLSEEDQQHVFDRFFRAQSARDGAVPGVGLGLSIAERTVRAHGGRVRIASRLGHGTRVVATLPRGGDAGGS is encoded by the coding sequence ATGACCTCTCCCGTCCTCGCGGCCCGGTCGTCGGCGGACGCGCGGCGCAGGCGCGGGTCCACCCGCGCGCAGGTCCCGTTCCTCCTCAGCTGCGCCGTCGTCGCGGTCGTCGTCGCCGTCGTCGACCCGGCCATCGAGCTCGACGTCTGGTTCGCCGTCGCCGTCGCCATGGTGCTGGCCGGCTCGGTGCTCGCCGTCGTGGTCGCGAGCACCCGGATCCCGTCCGCCGTCCTCATCGCGGTGCCGGCGCTCGACCTGCTCGCGGTGGCGTCCATCCGCGATGCGACGGTCGCCACCCTCCCCGCGGCGGCGCTGCTCGTGATCTTCCCGCTCCTCTGGCTCGTGTTCGGCTTCCCTTCGGGCGGCGTCCCCGTCGCCGTCGCGGGCGCGCTCGCCATCACCGTGTTCCCCCTGCTCCGCGAGGGCGGGTTCCCCGAGACGAGCTCCGGGTGGGCGGATCTCGTCGGCGGCCTCCTCCTCACCGCCCTGCTGGTCGGCGCGGCGGCGCAGGCCGCGGCCACGCAGCGCCGGGATCAGCGCGAGCTCGCCGAGGCGACGGCGGCCCAGGCCCGGCTCCTCGCGGAGTCGCGCGAGCAGACGGCGACCATCCGCGACGTCGCGGACGCCGTCGACGTGGGCATCGTCTTCTTCGACGCCGACGACCGGCCCGTGATCCGCAACGCGGCGGTCCGCACGCTCCTTCACATCGCGGGCTACGACCACGAGACCGGCATGGCGACGTCCGTCTACGGGGCCGATCGCGTCACGCCCGTCGCGCGCGAGGGCAGGATCCTGATGGAGGCGGTGTACGCCGACAAGGTGCACGGGCCCGTCTACTGGGTGGGGGAGCCCGGCAACCAGCGCGCCCTCGTGCTCTCCGTCCGACCGATCGGCCGCCGGCCCGGCCAGCTCGCGGGCACCGTGCTCGGGGCGTACGACGTCACCGACCTCGCCCAGGCCGTCCAGGTGCGCGACGAGTTCCTGGCGACCGTGTCGCACGAGCTGCGGACGCCGCTCACAAGCATCGTCGGCTACCTCGACCTGCTCGACGAGCTGCACGACCCCGCCGAGCTGGGCATCCAGGAGGAGCTCGCCGTCATCCAGCGGAACGTGGCGCAGCTGTCGAGCATCATCGGCTCGCTGCTCGAGGGCGCCGACCACGCGCCCGACCTCCGTCGCGCACCGGTCGACCTGACGGCGCTCGTCGACGCCGTCGTGCGGCCAGCCGCCGCGCGGGCCGCCCAGCGCGGCCTGGTGCTCGAGGCCAGGCTCGAGCCCGGGATCGCGCTGGACGGCGACGCGGATCGGCTGACGCAGGTCGTCGAGGCGCTCGTCTCGAACGCGCTCCTCTTCACCCCATCCGGCCGGATAGACGTGGCCGTCGTCACCGAGGGGGACGACGCCGTGATCTCGGTGGTCGACACGGGCGTCGGCCTCAGCGAGGAGGACCAGCAGCACGTGTTCGACCGCTTCTTCCGCGCGCAGTCGGCCAGGGACGGCGCCGTCCCCGGTGTCGGCCTGGGCCTCTCCATCGCCGAGCGCACCGTCAGGGCGCACGGCGGACGCGTGCGCATCGCGAGCCGCCTCGGCCACGGCACGCGCGTGGTCGCGACCCTCCCGCGGGGCGGCGACGCGGGCGGCTCCTAG
- a CDS encoding BCCT family transporter codes for MTSTRTSAERLLDRLVPKRRSRPDGTRPPRRDHSDHRLLEARFTGSVDLYEPEHPKIDRLVFGVTAVLAVGFVVWGIVSTDGLATISGTAQSWVINQTGWLFVLAASFFVVFVIWLAASRYGRIKLGADDEKPQFKTVSWIAMMFSAGMGIGLMFFGAAEPLSFFVTPPPGTTQPESEAAIRTAMATAMFHWGLHPWAIYAVAGIAIGYGTFRKGRKQLFSSIFQPLLGTKRTEGWAGRVIDMLAIFATLFGSAASLGIGATQIGAGLEFNGWVDEATAPLLIGIIVVLTIAFIFSAVSGIARGIQWLSNINMVLAVVLAVFVFVVGPTLLILNLIPATLGAYLGDMTEMASRTAATGGDEMSAWLSSWTVFYWAWWISWTPFVGMFIARISRGRTIREFVVGVLLAPSIVALIWFSIFGGSAIHAQQTDGDMTVDGAVVSDNTLFQLLNHYPLASVSTVLVMVLVAIFFVSGADSASIVMGTLSQRGALHPSRKVVIFWGVVMGAVAAIMLAIGGGGTEALTGLQNLTVVASLPFVIVMLVACYALWKELRTDPLIVRRQVAVEMMRDAVVNGVEQHGDHFQLSVDPVEPDEAEVREPLGDEDEARRS; via the coding sequence ATGACCTCCACGCGAACGTCCGCAGAACGCCTGCTCGACCGTCTCGTCCCGAAGCGCAGATCGCGCCCCGACGGGACCCGGCCACCCCGCCGCGACCACTCCGACCACCGCCTCCTCGAGGCCAGGTTCACCGGGTCCGTCGACCTCTACGAGCCCGAGCACCCGAAGATCGACCGCCTCGTCTTCGGCGTCACGGCCGTCCTCGCGGTCGGCTTCGTCGTCTGGGGCATCGTGAGCACCGACGGCCTCGCGACGATCTCCGGCACCGCGCAGAGCTGGGTCATCAACCAGACCGGCTGGCTGTTCGTGCTGGCCGCGAGCTTCTTCGTGGTCTTCGTCATCTGGCTGGCCGCGAGCCGCTACGGCCGCATCAAGCTGGGCGCCGACGACGAGAAGCCGCAGTTCAAGACGGTCTCGTGGATCGCGATGATGTTCAGCGCGGGCATGGGCATCGGCCTGATGTTCTTCGGCGCGGCCGAGCCGCTCAGCTTCTTCGTCACCCCGCCGCCCGGCACCACGCAGCCGGAGTCGGAGGCGGCGATCCGCACGGCCATGGCCACCGCGATGTTCCACTGGGGCCTGCACCCCTGGGCGATCTACGCGGTCGCCGGCATCGCGATCGGCTACGGCACGTTCCGCAAGGGACGCAAGCAGCTCTTCTCCTCCATCTTCCAGCCGCTGCTCGGCACGAAGCGCACCGAGGGCTGGGCGGGTCGCGTCATCGACATGCTCGCGATCTTCGCCACGCTCTTCGGCTCGGCGGCCTCGCTCGGCATCGGCGCGACGCAGATCGGCGCGGGCCTCGAGTTCAACGGCTGGGTGGACGAGGCCACGGCCCCGCTGCTCATCGGCATCATCGTCGTGCTCACGATCGCGTTCATCTTCTCGGCCGTCTCGGGCATCGCCCGCGGCATCCAGTGGCTGTCGAACATCAACATGGTGCTGGCCGTCGTGCTCGCCGTGTTCGTGTTCGTCGTCGGCCCGACGCTCCTCATCCTGAACCTCATCCCCGCCACGCTCGGCGCGTACCTCGGCGACATGACCGAGATGGCGTCGCGCACCGCGGCGACCGGCGGCGACGAGATGAGCGCGTGGCTCTCCAGCTGGACCGTCTTCTACTGGGCCTGGTGGATCTCGTGGACGCCGTTCGTCGGCATGTTCATCGCGCGCATCAGCCGCGGCCGCACCATCCGCGAGTTCGTGGTCGGCGTGCTCCTCGCGCCCAGCATCGTGGCCCTCATCTGGTTCTCCATCTTCGGCGGATCCGCGATCCACGCGCAGCAGACCGACGGCGACATGACCGTCGACGGCGCCGTGGTCAGCGACAACACGCTGTTCCAGCTGCTCAACCACTACCCGCTGGCCAGCGTCAGCACCGTCCTCGTGATGGTGCTCGTGGCGATCTTCTTCGTCTCGGGCGCCGACTCGGCGTCGATCGTGATGGGGACGCTGTCGCAGCGCGGCGCGCTCCACCCGAGCCGCAAGGTCGTCATCTTCTGGGGGGTCGTGATGGGCGCGGTCGCGGCCATCATGCTCGCCATCGGCGGGGGAGGCACGGAGGCCCTCACCGGCCTGCAGAACCTCACGGTCGTGGCCTCGCTGCCGTTCGTGATCGTGATGCTCGTGGCCTGCTACGCGCTCTGGAAGGAGCTGCGCACGGATCCGCTCATCGTGCGCCGCCAGGTCGCGGTCGAGATGATGCGCGACGCCGTGGTCAACGGCGTCGAGCAGCACGGCGACCACTTCCAGCTCTCGGTCGACCCCGTCGAGCCGGACGAGGCGGAGGTCCGCGAGCCCCTCGGCGACGAGGACGAGGCCCGGCGCTCCTGA
- a CDS encoding diacylglycerol/lipid kinase family protein: MTTSTPASAPSPAPTSGSGRRAAIVYNPIKVDLPSLRTKVAHAAGAAGWQETLWFETSEDDPGKGAAEEALSHDVDMVIAAGGDGTVRAVAEGMSGSGVSLGLLPSGTGNLLARNLKLTLNDVEHSLEAAFSGHDRTVDLASIEILREDESRDKHVFVVMAGVGIDAKMLANTDSELKKRVGWLAYVDAIFKALRDRDQLRLRYRIDGRSVHRRRAHTLIVGNCGSLPANILLLPDAAVDDGILDVVLMRPEGLFGWIQIWVKVAWENGVVRRTAAGRRLMGPEKEVRALEYRTAEEVVVRLEKEEDIELDGDPFGRAIGFKIQVLPGGLTVRVPQDS, translated from the coding sequence ATGACGACCTCCACCCCCGCCTCCGCACCATCGCCCGCGCCCACCTCCGGGTCGGGCCGCCGTGCCGCCATCGTCTACAACCCCATCAAGGTCGACCTCCCGTCGCTGCGGACCAAGGTCGCGCACGCGGCGGGCGCTGCCGGCTGGCAGGAGACCCTCTGGTTCGAGACGAGCGAGGACGACCCGGGCAAGGGCGCCGCAGAGGAGGCCCTGTCGCACGACGTCGACATGGTGATCGCGGCCGGCGGCGACGGCACGGTCCGTGCGGTCGCGGAGGGGATGTCGGGATCCGGCGTCTCGCTCGGCCTGCTGCCCTCCGGCACCGGCAACCTGCTGGCCCGCAACCTCAAGCTCACCCTCAACGACGTCGAGCACTCGCTGGAGGCCGCTTTCTCCGGGCACGACCGCACCGTCGACCTCGCGTCGATCGAGATCCTCCGCGAGGACGAGTCCCGCGACAAGCACGTGTTCGTCGTCATGGCGGGCGTCGGCATCGACGCGAAGATGCTCGCGAACACCGACTCGGAGCTGAAGAAGCGGGTCGGCTGGCTCGCCTACGTCGACGCCATCTTCAAGGCCCTGCGCGACCGCGACCAGCTCCGCCTGCGCTACCGCATCGACGGACGCAGCGTGCACCGCCGCCGCGCGCACACGCTCATCGTCGGCAACTGCGGATCGCTGCCCGCCAACATCCTGCTGCTGCCGGACGCCGCGGTCGACGACGGCATCCTCGACGTCGTGCTCATGCGCCCCGAGGGCCTGTTCGGCTGGATCCAGATCTGGGTCAAGGTCGCGTGGGAGAACGGCGTCGTCCGCCGCACCGCCGCGGGTCGCCGCCTGATGGGCCCGGAGAAGGAGGTGCGCGCGCTCGAGTACCGCACCGCCGAGGAGGTCGTGGTCCGCCTCGAGAAGGAGGAGGACATCGAGCTCGACGGCGATCCCTTCGGCCGCGCCATCGGCTTCAAGATCCAGGTCCTCCCCGGCGGGCTGACGGTGCGGGTGCCGCAGGACTCCTGA
- a CDS encoding AAA family ATPase produces MIRTLAVSGYRSVRDLVLPLTGLDVVTGANGSGKSNLYRAMRLISDMAEGGAVGALAREGGLDAVLWAGPETIARSVLQGEHPVQGTMRRGPIALRLGFASDELGYLVDLGIPQRDPDAVPRSKFERDPEIKRELIFSGPVARPRSLVLERRWKDVRVRDGSDAWQRVPAFIPEHRSVLSEVADAVTSPEAMILRQRMRGWRFYDHLRTDLDAPARRPRVGTRTPVLASDGADLAAAVETIREWGRGDDLDAIVDRAFPGSRIVITSRDGVFSLGLEQPGVLRVLDAAELSDGTLRLLMLATALLTTETPELMVLNEPETSLHADLLPALGELIARASAHIQIVVVTHAAGLASAIADHAEVGELVLEKVQGQTVLRGQGLLSTPSWDWGKR; encoded by the coding sequence ATGATCCGCACCCTCGCCGTCTCCGGCTACCGCTCGGTCCGCGACCTCGTCCTGCCGCTCACCGGGCTCGACGTGGTCACGGGTGCGAACGGCAGCGGCAAGTCCAACCTCTACCGGGCCATGCGCCTCATCTCCGACATGGCGGAGGGCGGCGCCGTCGGCGCCCTGGCACGCGAAGGCGGCCTCGACGCCGTCCTGTGGGCGGGCCCCGAGACCATCGCGCGCTCCGTGCTGCAGGGAGAGCACCCCGTGCAGGGCACCATGCGGCGAGGCCCCATCGCGCTCCGCCTCGGCTTCGCGTCCGACGAGCTCGGCTACCTGGTGGACCTCGGGATCCCGCAGCGCGATCCGGACGCGGTGCCGCGGTCGAAGTTCGAACGCGATCCCGAGATCAAGCGGGAGCTCATCTTCTCCGGGCCCGTGGCGCGCCCCAGGTCGCTCGTCCTGGAGCGCAGGTGGAAGGACGTCCGCGTGCGCGACGGATCCGATGCCTGGCAGCGCGTGCCCGCCTTCATCCCGGAGCACCGCAGCGTCCTCAGCGAGGTCGCGGACGCCGTCACGAGTCCCGAGGCGATGATCCTGCGTCAGCGCATGCGCGGCTGGCGCTTCTACGACCACCTCCGCACGGATCTCGACGCGCCCGCCCGCCGACCCCGCGTCGGCACCCGCACCCCGGTCCTCGCGAGCGACGGCGCCGACCTGGCGGCCGCGGTGGAGACCATCCGCGAGTGGGGCCGCGGCGACGACCTCGACGCCATCGTGGATCGGGCGTTCCCGGGCTCCCGCATCGTCATCACCTCCCGGGACGGGGTGTTCTCCCTCGGGCTCGAGCAACCGGGGGTGCTGCGCGTCCTCGACGCCGCGGAGCTCTCCGACGGCACCCTGCGGCTGCTCATGCTCGCGACGGCGCTGCTCACGACGGAGACGCCCGAGCTGATGGTGCTCAACGAGCCGGAGACGAGCCTCCACGCCGACCTGCTCCCGGCGCTCGGCGAGCTCATCGCCCGCGCGTCGGCCCACATCCAGATCGTGGTGGTGACGCACGCAGCGGGGCTCGCGTCGGCCATCGCGGATCATGCCGAGGTGGGCGAGCTCGTGCTCGAGAAGGTGCAGGGGCAGACCGTGCTCCGCGGACAGGGGCTGCTCAGCACGCCGTCCTGGGACTGGGGGAAGCGCTAG
- a CDS encoding fatty acid desaturase family protein gives MTDTRTSAPPRIVLTKPKRGGGSNPTTAYSGLLNTVREAGLLERRVGFYVLMFAGITAALVGLGIGFFALGDSWFQLLIAAGLGIIFTQFAFLAHEASHRQVFESGKANDIAGRTLANLFVGISYSWWMTKHSRHHANPNVMGKDPDIERDVISFTQEDAARATGLYGWFTRHQGYAFFPILMFEGLNLHVHGFRTVFGRGKVDKRWLEISMLSTRIIAYLAVVFFFLPLGMAFAFVGVQLAVFGVYMGASFAPNHKGMPVLPKDSKVDFLRRQVLTSRNIRSTWLTDVYMGGLNYQIEHHLFPNMPRPALKKAQVIAKEYCATHNIPYTETTLLASYGIVIAYLNRVGLSAGGDPFDCPASAAFGR, from the coding sequence ATGACAGACACCCGCACCTCCGCCCCTCCCCGCATCGTGCTGACCAAGCCCAAGCGCGGCGGTGGGTCCAATCCCACCACCGCGTACTCGGGTCTCCTCAACACCGTCCGCGAAGCCGGGCTGCTGGAGCGCCGCGTCGGGTTCTACGTGCTCATGTTCGCCGGCATCACCGCGGCGCTCGTCGGCCTCGGCATCGGCTTCTTCGCGCTGGGCGACAGCTGGTTCCAGCTCCTCATCGCCGCCGGGCTCGGCATCATCTTCACCCAGTTCGCCTTCCTCGCCCACGAGGCCTCGCACCGCCAGGTGTTCGAGTCCGGCAAGGCCAACGACATCGCGGGCCGCACGCTCGCCAACCTCTTCGTCGGCATCAGCTACTCCTGGTGGATGACCAAGCACTCGCGCCACCACGCCAACCCGAACGTCATGGGCAAGGACCCGGACATCGAGCGCGACGTCATCTCCTTCACGCAGGAGGACGCCGCCCGCGCCACGGGCCTCTACGGCTGGTTCACGCGCCACCAGGGCTACGCGTTCTTCCCCATCCTCATGTTCGAGGGCCTGAACCTGCACGTGCACGGCTTCCGCACGGTCTTCGGCCGCGGCAAGGTCGACAAGCGCTGGCTCGAGATCTCGATGCTCTCCACGCGCATCATCGCGTACCTCGCCGTCGTCTTCTTCTTCCTGCCCCTCGGCATGGCGTTCGCGTTCGTCGGCGTGCAACTCGCCGTCTTCGGGGTCTACATGGGCGCGTCGTTCGCCCCGAACCACAAGGGCATGCCGGTGCTGCCGAAGGACTCGAAGGTCGACTTCCTCCGCCGACAGGTGCTCACCAGCCGCAACATCAGGAGCACCTGGCTCACCGACGTCTACATGGGCGGCCTCAACTACCAGATCGAGCACCACCTCTTCCCGAACATGCCCCGGCCCGCGCTGAAGAAGGCCCAGGTCATCGCGAAGGAGTACTGCGCGACGCACAACATCCCGTACACCGAGACCACGCTGCTGGCCTCCTACGGCATCGTCATCGCCTACCTCAACCGCGTCGGCCTCTCCGCCGGCGGCGACCCGTTCGACTGCCCCGCATCGGCGGCCTTCGGACGCTGA
- a CDS encoding NAD(P)-dependent alcohol dehydrogenase, producing the protein MKALQYTRIGSHPEVVEIEKPVPGPGQVLLRVTAAGVCHSDEYVMGLSEEEYRAAGYPLPLTLGHEGAGVVESLGAGVEHLAVGDAVAVYGPWGCGRCHACAEGRENHCENAAAEGIQPPGLGAPGAMAEYMIVDDPRHLVPLGDLDPVANVSLTDAGLTPYHAIKTSLPKLGAGTFAVVIGTGGLGHVAIQILRALSGATVIALDVTDEKLDLARHVGAHHTVISDQDAADGIRAITGGRGVQAVFDFVGATPTMATALQVVEPVGDVTIVGIGGGTAEVGFGTIAFDAAVRIPYWGSRSELIEVLDLARSGQVTVETQRYALEDGPDAYAALAAGTVRGRAVIVP; encoded by the coding sequence ATGAAGGCGCTCCAGTACACCCGCATCGGATCCCACCCCGAGGTCGTCGAGATCGAGAAGCCCGTCCCCGGGCCCGGTCAGGTCCTCCTCCGCGTCACCGCCGCCGGCGTCTGCCACTCGGACGAGTACGTGATGGGCCTCTCGGAGGAGGAGTACCGCGCCGCCGGCTACCCGCTCCCCCTGACGCTCGGCCACGAGGGCGCGGGCGTCGTCGAATCGCTGGGCGCGGGCGTCGAGCACCTCGCCGTCGGAGACGCCGTCGCGGTCTACGGCCCGTGGGGCTGCGGCCGCTGCCACGCGTGCGCCGAGGGCCGGGAGAACCACTGCGAGAACGCCGCCGCCGAGGGGATCCAGCCTCCCGGGCTCGGCGCGCCCGGAGCCATGGCCGAGTACATGATCGTCGACGACCCGCGCCACCTCGTACCCCTCGGCGACCTCGACCCCGTGGCCAACGTCTCGCTCACCGACGCCGGCCTCACCCCGTACCACGCGATCAAGACGTCGCTGCCGAAGCTCGGCGCGGGCACCTTCGCCGTCGTCATCGGCACGGGCGGGCTCGGCCACGTCGCGATCCAGATCCTCCGCGCCCTCAGCGGCGCCACCGTCATCGCCCTCGACGTCACCGACGAGAAGCTCGACCTCGCCCGCCACGTCGGCGCGCACCACACGGTGATCAGCGACCAGGACGCCGCCGACGGCATCCGCGCCATCACCGGTGGCCGGGGCGTGCAGGCCGTCTTCGACTTCGTCGGCGCGACCCCCACCATGGCGACGGCCCTCCAGGTGGTCGAGCCGGTCGGCGACGTCACGATCGTCGGCATCGGGGGCGGCACGGCCGAGGTCGGATTCGGGACCATCGCGTTCGACGCCGCCGTGCGGATCCCCTATTGGGGCAGCCGCTCCGAGCTGATCGAGGTGCTCGACCTCGCGCGCTCGGGCCAGGTGACCGTCGAGACGCAGCGGTACGCGCTGGAGGACGGCCCGGACGCCTACGCCGCGCTCGCCGCGGGCACCGTCCGCGGGCGCGCGGTGATCGTGCCGTAG
- a CDS encoding DinB family protein, with protein MTAAQPSSATPSDPGDDAVRDDLIRHLRLAREVLVWKLDGLGEHDVRRPLVPTGSNLLGLVKHAAGVEAGYLGFVFGRPFPEQLPWMEEDAPPNADMRATAEESRADIVGLSERVGAHSEATLRALPLDAVGRVPWWPAEAGRVTVQRIAVHLIAELNRHAGHADVLRELVDGAAGLRPDSGNLPEGDAAFWRAEHAETARVARVAAGLPPVD; from the coding sequence ATGACCGCAGCGCAGCCCTCCTCCGCGACCCCGTCCGATCCCGGCGACGACGCCGTGCGCGACGACCTCATCCGCCACCTCCGGCTCGCACGGGAGGTGCTCGTCTGGAAGCTCGACGGCCTCGGCGAGCACGACGTGCGCCGGCCGCTCGTGCCGACGGGATCCAACCTGCTCGGGCTCGTGAAGCACGCGGCGGGCGTGGAGGCCGGCTACCTCGGGTTCGTCTTCGGCCGGCCGTTCCCCGAGCAGCTGCCGTGGATGGAGGAGGACGCGCCGCCGAACGCCGACATGCGCGCCACCGCGGAGGAGTCCCGGGCCGATATCGTGGGCCTCTCCGAGCGGGTCGGCGCGCACTCCGAGGCCACGCTCCGGGCGCTGCCGCTCGACGCCGTCGGCCGCGTGCCGTGGTGGCCTGCGGAGGCCGGGCGCGTGACCGTGCAGCGGATCGCCGTGCATCTCATCGCCGAGCTCAACCGGCACGCGGGGCACGCGGACGTCCTCCGCGAGCTCGTGGACGGAGCCGCGGGGCTCCGCCCGGACAGCGGCAACCTGCCCGAGGGCGACGCCGCGTTCTGGCGGGCCGAGCACGCCGAGACCGCGCGGGTCGCGCGCGTCGCGGCGGGGCTGCCGCCGGTCGACTGA